From Methanosarcina lacustris Z-7289, one genomic window encodes:
- the ftsZ gene encoding cell division protein FtsZ, which yields MRSIVEEALARSALEGRAGQGEYSNSDDSNENSEVDAELEEILRSLKTTIKVVGCGGGGSNSIQRMMGEGIQGADLVALNTDAQHLLHIRSGKKILIGRKKTRGLGAGSLPQIGEDAAIESIDEINKIVQGSDMVFITAGLGGGTGTGSAPVVAEAARDAGALTIAVVTLPFSVEGHVRRTNAEAGLERLRDVADTVIVVPNDKLIEVVPRLPLQAAFKVSDEVLMRAVKGITELITKPGLVNLDFADIRTVMQNGGVAMIGLGEADGENKAVESVQKALRSPLLDVDISGATSALVNVVGGPDMTISEAESVVQEVYSRIDSNARLIWGAQIDPDLEQTVRTMIVVTGVTSAQIYGHGNDKNVTYKYGIDFVE from the coding sequence AAATTCAGATGACTCTAATGAAAATTCAGAAGTGGATGCTGAACTTGAAGAAATACTGAGAAGCCTTAAAACAACTATCAAGGTGGTAGGTTGTGGAGGCGGCGGTTCAAATAGTATCCAGCGCATGATGGGCGAAGGCATCCAGGGAGCAGACCTTGTTGCTCTGAACACTGACGCTCAACATCTTCTTCATATACGCTCCGGCAAAAAAATTCTTATAGGGAGAAAGAAAACCCGAGGACTTGGAGCCGGCAGTCTTCCCCAGATAGGAGAAGATGCTGCAATCGAGAGTATTGATGAGATTAACAAAATCGTCCAGGGCTCAGACATGGTTTTTATAACCGCGGGTCTTGGAGGAGGAACAGGGACCGGGTCAGCGCCTGTAGTGGCTGAGGCAGCCAGGGATGCAGGAGCTCTTACAATTGCAGTCGTAACCCTCCCGTTCAGTGTGGAAGGGCACGTAAGGAGGACAAACGCCGAAGCCGGCCTTGAGCGTCTGAGAGATGTTGCAGACACAGTGATTGTTGTCCCCAACGACAAGCTAATTGAAGTAGTCCCAAGGCTTCCGCTTCAGGCTGCCTTTAAAGTCTCGGATGAAGTCCTTATGAGAGCTGTAAAGGGCATAACCGAACTGATTACAAAGCCCGGACTTGTCAACCTTGACTTTGCAGATATCAGAACTGTGATGCAAAACGGAGGCGTTGCTATGATAGGGCTTGGAGAAGCAGACGGCGAGAACAAAGCTGTCGAGTCTGTCCAGAAAGCTCTGCGCAGCCCGCTTCTTGACGTGGACATATCAGGTGCGACCTCTGCTCTTGTTAACGTGGTTGGAGGCCCTGACATGACCATTTCGGAAGCCGAGAGTGTTGTTCAGGAAGTCTACAGCCGCATAGACAGCAACGCCCGCCTGATCTGGGGTGCCCAGATTGACCCTGACCTCGAACAGACAGTACGTACCATGATCGTGGTCACGGGAGTTACCTCTGCCCAGATTTACGGTCACGGGAACGATAAGAACGTTACATATAAATACGGAATTGACTTTGTAGAGTGA
- a CDS encoding protein translocase SEC61 complex subunit gamma, translating to MAESTFEPKITKKRVGQAIRAHLRVLKLTKKPSREEFLTIAKVAGAGILAVGAIGFVIYVLLSMLPQWVAK from the coding sequence TTGGCAGAATCCACATTTGAACCGAAAATAACCAAAAAAAGAGTTGGTCAGGCAATCCGGGCACACCTGAGGGTCCTGAAACTTACGAAAAAACCGTCCAGGGAAGAGTTCTTGACCATTGCCAAAGTTGCAGGTGCCGGCATACTGGCTGTGGGCGCAATTGGATTTGTAATCTATGTACTGCTGTCAATGTTGCCCCAGTGGGTGGCCAAATGA
- a CDS encoding transcription elongation factor Spt5, protein MSEDSQIFVIKTTANQERSVATALARISKKEKLDIRAILAPDELKGYVLVEAPKSGIVELAIQTIPHARAVVKGSSSIAEIEHFLKPKPIVTGIKEGAIIEITSGPFKGEKARVKRVDEGHEEITVELFDAVVPIPITIRGDTVRILKKEKD, encoded by the coding sequence ATGAGTGAGGACTCTCAGATATTCGTAATAAAAACCACAGCAAACCAGGAAAGGTCAGTTGCAACTGCCCTCGCAAGGATTTCGAAGAAGGAGAAACTGGACATAAGGGCAATCCTGGCTCCTGATGAGCTCAAAGGATATGTCCTTGTAGAGGCTCCCAAATCCGGAATCGTGGAACTGGCAATCCAGACAATCCCACATGCAAGAGCCGTTGTTAAAGGGAGTTCTTCAATCGCTGAAATAGAACATTTCCTTAAGCCCAAACCAATAGTGACCGGAATCAAGGAAGGGGCTATAATTGAGATCACCTCTGGACCCTTCAAGGGAGAGAAAGCCCGGGTAAAAAGGGTTGATGAAGGGCATGAGGAAATTACTGTGGAACTCTTCGATGCTGTGGTTCCGATCCCCATTACGATTCGCGGCGATACCGTAAGAATACTCAAAAAAGAGAAAGACTAA
- a CDS encoding 50S ribosomal protein L11 — protein MTSIVEALVPGGKANPGPPLGPALGPLGVNIKEVVEKINEKTRDYNGMQVPVKIIVDDKKNVEIEVGTPPTASLVMKELGIQKGSGTAGSEVVGNLTIPQVAKIARMKKEDVLSYDLKATMKEVMGTCVPMGVNVEGMKAKDCQKALDEGKFDDLLAGEEW, from the coding sequence ATGACAAGTATTGTTGAAGCACTTGTCCCCGGAGGAAAAGCGAATCCTGGACCACCATTAGGTCCGGCACTTGGTCCGCTCGGGGTCAATATAAAAGAAGTGGTCGAAAAGATCAATGAGAAAACAAGGGACTACAATGGAATGCAAGTCCCTGTGAAGATAATTGTTGACGACAAGAAAAACGTCGAGATCGAGGTAGGCACCCCTCCGACCGCATCCCTGGTCATGAAAGAGCTGGGGATTCAAAAAGGGTCAGGAACTGCAGGAAGTGAGGTTGTTGGAAACCTCACCATCCCGCAGGTTGCAAAGATCGCACGCATGAAAAAGGAAGACGTGCTTTCTTATGATCTCAAAGCCACAATGAAAGAAGTAATGGGCACCTGTGTCCCTATGGGCGTTAATGTAGAGGGAATGAAGGCTAAGGACTGCCAGAAGGCACTCGATGAAGGCAAATTTGACGATTTGCTTGCAGGCGAGGAGTGGTAA
- a CDS encoding 50S ribosomal protein L1, with amino-acid sequence MVEKTILQAVKKVLEDSPKRNFSESVDLAINLKNLDMNQPKNRVDEEVILPHGLGKELKIGVFAKGDVGLKAKAAGAAYVISDVELEELVADKNKARVLANEYDLFIAETQFMPIIGKKLGIVLGPRGKMPIPLMPNKDIGEMIQSKQNAVKLRSKDRLTFHVAVGRRTMNPDDLAENIETIMTRLERVLDKGKHNLRTVYVTTTMGKSERVV; translated from the coding sequence ATGGTAGAAAAGACTATACTGCAAGCTGTCAAGAAAGTTCTAGAGGATTCGCCAAAACGTAATTTCTCAGAAAGCGTGGATCTGGCGATTAACTTAAAGAACCTTGACATGAACCAACCAAAGAACAGAGTCGATGAAGAAGTAATTCTTCCGCACGGGCTCGGAAAAGAGCTAAAGATCGGTGTTTTTGCAAAGGGTGACGTTGGCCTGAAGGCAAAAGCTGCCGGTGCTGCGTATGTTATTTCTGATGTTGAGCTCGAAGAGCTGGTAGCTGACAAGAACAAAGCCAGAGTTCTTGCAAATGAATATGACCTTTTTATTGCAGAAACTCAGTTCATGCCTATAATCGGTAAGAAACTTGGTATTGTTCTGGGACCCAGGGGCAAGATGCCTATCCCACTCATGCCGAACAAGGATATAGGCGAAATGATCCAGAGCAAGCAAAATGCGGTCAAGCTCAGGTCAAAAGACAGACTTACCTTCCACGTGGCTGTTGGCAGAAGGACTATGAATCCTGACGACCTTGCCGAAAATATTGAGACTATTATGACCAGGCTTGAGCGTGTCCTCGATAAGGGCAAGCACAACCTCAGAACGGTCTATGTCACAACAACCATGGGGAAATCAGAGAGGGTGGTGTAA
- a CDS encoding 50S ribosomal protein L10, producing the protein MAEERHHTEHVPKWKKDEIANIKELIQSHKVFGMVGIEGILATKIQKIRRDLKDVAVLKVSRNTLTERALNQLGENIPEMNKYLDKQTALVFTNESPFKLYKLLEQTKTPSPIKAGAIAPMDIIVQKGPTSFPPGPILGEFQSAGIPASIEAGKVAIKETKVVCKAGEVVPQKLATMLAKLEIYPLIIGLDMRAAYDDGIIYGPELLVIDESKYFSDIISAVQNAFNLSVNTAYPTSATIGTLLAKAYAESKNLGVNAVILEPGVMDALLAKAHVQMTSVASKAADKDANAVDEDLREALGAAANAAAAAVPAAAAEVKKEEEPEEEEDDHSEEDGMAGLGALFG; encoded by the coding sequence ATGGCAGAAGAAAGGCATCACACCGAGCACGTCCCGAAGTGGAAAAAGGATGAAATCGCAAACATAAAGGAGCTCATCCAGTCCCACAAAGTTTTCGGGATGGTAGGGATTGAAGGTATTCTCGCAACAAAGATCCAGAAGATTCGCCGGGACCTTAAAGACGTTGCGGTGCTCAAAGTCTCCAGAAACACCCTCACAGAGCGGGCTTTAAACCAGCTCGGGGAAAACATTCCCGAGATGAATAAATACCTTGACAAACAGACTGCTCTGGTATTTACCAATGAAAGTCCCTTCAAGCTTTACAAATTGCTTGAGCAGACAAAGACTCCTTCTCCAATCAAAGCAGGAGCAATAGCTCCTATGGATATAATTGTCCAGAAGGGTCCTACCAGTTTCCCACCTGGTCCGATTCTGGGCGAATTCCAGAGCGCAGGGATTCCCGCCTCAATCGAAGCCGGGAAGGTAGCAATAAAGGAAACTAAGGTTGTCTGTAAAGCAGGCGAGGTAGTCCCGCAGAAGCTTGCCACCATGCTCGCAAAGCTGGAAATATACCCACTCATTATAGGGCTCGACATGAGAGCCGCCTACGATGACGGGATAATTTACGGGCCGGAACTCCTTGTAATTGATGAAAGCAAGTACTTCTCTGACATTATCAGTGCAGTTCAGAACGCTTTCAATCTCTCAGTCAACACTGCATACCCGACAAGCGCAACAATCGGCACCCTGCTGGCAAAAGCTTATGCAGAATCAAAGAACCTTGGTGTCAATGCGGTTATCCTTGAACCGGGAGTCATGGACGCTCTGCTGGCAAAAGCACATGTCCAGATGACCTCTGTTGCATCCAAAGCTGCAGATAAGGACGCAAATGCTGTGGATGAAGACCTGAGAGAAGCTCTCGGAGCAGCCGCAAACGCAGCAGCAGCAGCAGTTCCAGCAGCAGCAGCAGAAGTAAAGAAGGAAGAAGAACCTGAAGAGGAAGAAGATGACCATTCAGAAGAAGATGGAATGGCCGGACTCGGTGCCCTTTTCGGATAA
- the rpl12p gene encoding 50S ribosomal protein P1 yields the protein MEYIYAALLLHNAGKAISEEAVTAVLKAAGVEVNEARAKALVAALDGVDIEEAIAKAAFAAPAAAATTAAAPAAAAEAAVEEPEEEDTSEEDGMAGLGALFG from the coding sequence ATGGAATACATATATGCAGCTCTCTTATTGCACAACGCAGGTAAAGCAATTTCCGAAGAAGCAGTCACTGCCGTTCTTAAGGCAGCTGGTGTCGAAGTAAATGAAGCCAGGGCAAAAGCCCTTGTCGCAGCCCTTGATGGCGTGGACATCGAAGAAGCAATCGCAAAGGCCGCATTCGCAGCCCCCGCAGCAGCAGCTACAACAGCAGCAGCTCCAGCAGCAGCAGCAGAAGCTGCTGTTGAGGAACCAGAAGAAGAAGACACCTCCGAAGAAGATGGAATGGCCGGTCTCGGCGCCCTCTTCGGGTGA
- a CDS encoding type II toxin-antitoxin system HicB family antitoxin, with the protein MTKQKFVVLIEKDEDDVYIGTVPELKGCYSYGDTLDELMENIREAILAHLELLKSRNEPLPPIKFQGIQEIEIEA; encoded by the coding sequence ATGACAAAACAAAAGTTTGTCGTCCTAATCGAAAAAGATGAAGATGATGTCTACATAGGAACCGTTCCCGAACTGAAAGGTTGCTATAGCTATGGAGATACACTTGACGAGTTAATGGAGAATATTCGGGAAGCTATTTTAGCCCATCTAGAACTCTTAAAATCAAGAAATGAACCTTTGCCCCCCATTAAGTTCCAGGGAATTCAAGAAATTGAAATCGAGGCTTAA
- a CDS encoding type II toxin-antitoxin system HicA family toxin — protein sequence MKLPLISGEEMCKIAFKLGFEMVRQRGSHTVWQHPDGHTTTIPIHPGKTLPRGLTRKILSDLEITVEDYIKMK from the coding sequence GTGAAGCTGCCACTCATCTCAGGAGAAGAAATGTGTAAAATCGCCTTCAAGCTGGGTTTTGAGATGGTTCGGCAACGAGGAAGCCATACTGTATGGCAGCACCCCGATGGACACACAACAACAATACCAATCCATCCGGGAAAAACACTGCCAAGAGGTTTGACTCGTAAAATATTAAGTGACCTTGAAATCACAGTCGAAGATTATATAAAAATGAAATAA
- a CDS encoding radical SAM protein yields the protein MSRFDPILASKALWQIRIKKRPFVLSHGVNARCNMRCKFCEYWKETGKEPERAEVFKLLDDAKKFGIGVYNAWTTEPLLRKDLHLIMAHAKELGMITSMVTNGKLLYERVEELEDVDFLSVSVDGIESYKEIRKMDFETLLKGLRKAIEVRKHQKQKNPILLNCVLTGKNLDDIETLILLAKKLGVKISFEPVHEFPGISEEIWSEIGIRDKEKFRRVVDRIIELKKEGYPIINSKTYLKMVRDGEMDYKCRASSVIINVTHDGNAETCRVQHEPLGNVMVEGFEKVWKDSKARREEIVQNCEGCLFFGYTENSLMQGFNPEVLMHYEWM from the coding sequence ATGTCCCGATTTGACCCCATCCTTGCTTCAAAAGCCCTCTGGCAGATAAGGATTAAAAAGCGCCCTTTTGTCCTCTCTCACGGTGTAAATGCCAGGTGCAATATGCGCTGCAAGTTCTGCGAATACTGGAAAGAGACCGGTAAAGAACCTGAAAGAGCTGAGGTATTCAAATTGCTCGATGATGCGAAAAAATTCGGGATCGGAGTTTACAATGCCTGGACGACTGAACCCCTTCTCAGAAAGGACCTGCACCTGATAATGGCTCACGCAAAGGAACTCGGGATGATCACATCCATGGTCACAAACGGAAAGTTGCTCTACGAAAGAGTAGAAGAACTTGAAGATGTGGATTTCCTTTCGGTTTCAGTAGACGGGATTGAGAGCTACAAAGAAATCCGGAAGATGGATTTTGAAACCCTTCTGAAAGGCTTGAGAAAGGCTATTGAGGTCCGGAAACACCAGAAACAGAAAAATCCAATCCTGCTAAACTGCGTACTCACAGGAAAAAATCTGGATGACATTGAAACCCTTATTTTGCTTGCAAAAAAACTGGGCGTAAAAATTTCATTTGAGCCTGTACACGAGTTTCCCGGAATCAGCGAAGAGATCTGGAGCGAAATCGGAATCCGCGACAAAGAAAAATTCCGAAGGGTCGTGGACAGAATAATCGAGCTGAAAAAAGAGGGCTACCCCATTATTAACTCCAAAACCTACCTTAAAATGGTAAGGGATGGAGAAATGGATTATAAATGCAGGGCAAGCAGCGTTATTATCAATGTCACGCATGACGGGAATGCCGAAACCTGCCGGGTGCAGCACGAGCCGCTCGGGAACGTGATGGTGGAAGGCTTTGAAAAGGTATGGAAGGATTCGAAAGCCCGGCGGGAAGAAATAGTGCAGAATTGCGAAGGCTGCCTCTTTTTCGGATATACTGAAAATAGCCTGATGCAGGGGTTTAATCCTGAAGTTTTGATGCATTACGAGTGGATGTGA
- a CDS encoding SUMF1/EgtB/PvdO family nonheme iron enzyme produces the protein MAGDKSNSASNCMCSDTATGKDSLGFTPYVEAIAEFLTNEGTSAPITLSIEGQWGCGKSSFMEQLKKKIEKGNISDINIEKFFKYLFSKSEDKISDELSPIISFLNDKFSKHGENESFDPCSFKNKLRATLKYIFSKIKRREYFTVWFNCWRYEKEDELWAAFALNFMEQLSEQLSWKWRQWAKIKLVWLRLKFKWKSNSSILFHILLRVIYIVGIALFWGAILYYSPRLMEWLFSYSTDDGVRKITNILLILTASVGLIRHLFSFGKDFFKLLGNPFDFSKFVKNSNYVEHISFIEHFHSDFNKIIESYAGNSRVYVFVDDLDRCETPKAAELMQALNLMISDKSNVYFSIGIDRKVISAGLAARNKSILRYLNVDGLKYGYDFIEKFIQLPFKVPSPTDGDFKKFMNPENKPGSPSKVSRLLHVLGGLLSHLKTSSSSSQSDKESVQPESADSVEPGDEIPEDVTKEKSEKVEKITNDQDCDKKSGEWDHILEMIAPVLDRNPRRMKQFFNLFRFQRKIGDRTGLFSYDRDTKLENMWNCRKLAKFVAISMKWPSLVSALGSNRMLLNQLQAYALKPENEDKKLEEWIKDERLVELLRYGCVKRGNLSQNATEYSLYGLDLSKLLQISPMVAYIPSSLPDAIREMEFVLIPAGEFIMGSPDGEVGRYDNEGPVHKVIIKNSFNLGKYPVTQKQWLAIMGNNPSNFKGDKRPVENVSLNDVQKFIRKINEMEEPEKYRLPSEAEWEYACRASTTTRFYFGDDELKLGDYAWYSGNSNNETHPVGQKKPNYLGLYDMHGNVWEWVQDRWHDSYKASTSDGSVWGDGDSPNHVRRGGGWFDYNRSCRSAIRFGDASSFRYYGLGFRLLRKL, from the coding sequence TTGGCAGGCGATAAGTCGAACTCAGCGTCTAACTGCATGTGTAGTGACACTGCAACAGGGAAAGATTCACTCGGATTTACCCCTTACGTCGAGGCTATCGCAGAATTTCTTACCAACGAGGGCACTTCAGCTCCGATCACTCTTTCTATTGAGGGGCAGTGGGGATGTGGAAAGTCTTCTTTCATGGAACAATTGAAAAAGAAAATCGAAAAGGGAAACATATCCGATATAAACATAGAGAAATTTTTTAAGTATTTATTCTCAAAAAGTGAAGACAAAATCTCTGATGAATTAAGTCCCATCATATCTTTTTTGAATGACAAATTCTCTAAACATGGTGAAAATGAATCTTTTGATCCATGTTCCTTCAAAAATAAATTAAGAGCTACTCTGAAATACATTTTTTCAAAAATAAAACGAAGGGAATATTTCACTGTATGGTTCAACTGCTGGAGATATGAAAAAGAAGATGAGTTATGGGCTGCTTTTGCACTTAATTTCATGGAGCAGTTGTCAGAACAGCTTTCCTGGAAATGGCGGCAGTGGGCAAAGATAAAATTAGTCTGGTTAAGACTTAAGTTTAAATGGAAAAGTAATAGTTCAATTCTTTTCCATATTCTTCTTCGCGTTATTTATATCGTGGGAATTGCCTTATTTTGGGGTGCAATTCTCTACTATAGCCCGCGTTTAATGGAGTGGCTCTTCTCATATTCTACGGATGATGGTGTCCGGAAAATCACCAATATCCTGTTAATTTTGACCGCATCCGTGGGGCTTATACGTCATTTATTTTCTTTTGGGAAGGATTTTTTTAAGCTGCTCGGAAACCCTTTTGATTTCAGCAAATTTGTAAAAAATTCGAATTATGTGGAGCACATATCTTTCATAGAGCATTTTCATTCTGATTTCAACAAGATAATTGAATCTTATGCCGGAAATTCAAGAGTCTATGTCTTTGTAGACGACCTTGACCGCTGTGAAACCCCAAAAGCTGCGGAACTCATGCAGGCACTAAACCTCATGATCTCAGATAAATCAAACGTTTATTTTTCCATAGGCATAGATAGAAAAGTTATCTCTGCGGGGCTTGCAGCAAGGAATAAAAGTATCCTTCGATATTTAAACGTGGACGGACTTAAATACGGCTATGATTTCATTGAAAAGTTTATCCAGCTTCCTTTTAAAGTGCCCAGTCCCACAGATGGGGATTTTAAGAAATTTATGAACCCTGAAAATAAACCGGGAAGTCCCTCTAAAGTCTCAAGGTTGCTTCACGTATTGGGCGGTTTATTAAGTCATTTGAAGACTTCTTCCTCCAGTTCTCAGTCTGATAAAGAAAGCGTCCAACCTGAAAGTGCCGACAGTGTCGAACCTGGGGACGAGATCCCTGAGGATGTTACAAAGGAAAAATCCGAAAAAGTGGAGAAGATCACGAACGACCAAGACTGTGATAAAAAATCCGGGGAATGGGATCACATTCTGGAAATGATTGCTCCAGTTCTTGATAGAAACCCCCGCCGTATGAAACAGTTCTTTAACCTGTTCCGTTTTCAGAGAAAAATAGGGGACAGGACGGGCCTTTTTTCCTATGATAGGGATACGAAACTTGAAAATATGTGGAACTGCAGAAAACTTGCGAAATTCGTGGCAATAAGCATGAAATGGCCTTCTTTGGTTTCCGCTCTCGGTTCAAACAGAATGCTTCTCAACCAGTTACAGGCATATGCGTTGAAGCCGGAAAATGAAGATAAAAAACTGGAGGAGTGGATTAAAGATGAAAGATTAGTCGAGTTATTGAGATATGGCTGTGTAAAAAGAGGTAATCTCTCACAAAATGCAACCGAATATTCACTTTATGGTCTTGACTTAAGCAAGTTGTTGCAGATTTCACCCATGGTTGCATATATACCTAGCTCGTTACCTGATGCCATAAGAGAAATGGAATTTGTCTTGATCCCTGCAGGGGAGTTCATAATGGGATCTCCTGATGGTGAAGTGGGGAGATATGATAACGAAGGGCCTGTGCATAAAGTAATCATTAAAAATTCTTTCAATTTAGGTAAATATCCGGTTACTCAAAAACAGTGGCTCGCTATAATGGGTAACAATCCTTCCAATTTTAAAGGTGATAAACGGCCTGTAGAAAATGTTTCATTGAATGATGTTCAGAAGTTCATCAGAAAAATTAATGAAATGGAAGAGCCTGAAAAGTACCGCCTCCCTTCGGAAGCTGAATGGGAGTATGCTTGTAGGGCTAGTACAACCACCAGATTTTATTTTGGTGATGACGAGTTGAAGCTTGGAGATTATGCTTGGTATAGTGGCAACTCTAATAATGAGACTCATCCTGTTGGGCAGAAGAAACCTAATTATTTAGGCCTTTACGACATGCATGGGAACGTTTGGGAGTGGGTTCAGGACAGATGGCATGATAGCTATAAAGCCTCTACTTCTGACGGTAGCGTTTGGGGAGATGGAGATAGTCCCAATCATGTCAGGCGGGGTGGTGGCTGGTTCGACTATAACAGAAGCTGCCGGTCTGCAATCCGCTTCGGAGATGCTTCCAGCTTCCGCTACTACGGTCTCGGTTTCCGTCTTTTGCGGAAATTGTAA
- a CDS encoding SHOCT domain-containing protein — MSRIDGIMGSSGMGEGNSIFVILVWIIIIVGAIVMIKLLLQKDKPQEEEPQEEEPQEEEPQEEEPQEEEPQEEEPQEEEPQEEEPQEEENSELELAKVRYEKGEITEEEFEEIKKHLS, encoded by the coding sequence GTGAGCAGAATAGATGGAATAATGGGAAGTTCCGGGATGGGCGAAGGAAATTCGATATTCGTCATTCTTGTATGGATTATCATAATTGTGGGTGCCATTGTGATGATCAAGTTGCTTTTACAGAAAGACAAGCCACAGGAAGAAGAGCCGCAGGAAGAAGAGCCACAGGAAGAAGAGCCGCAGGAAGAAGAGCCGCAGGAAGAAGAGCCGCAGGAAGAAGAGCCACAGGAAGAAGAGCCGCAGGAAGAAGAGCCGCAGGAAGAAGAAAATTCTGAGCTGGAGCTTGCAAAAGTAAGGTATGAGAAAGGCGAAATTACCGAAGAAGAATTTGAAGAAATAAAGAAGCACCTGTCTTGA
- a CDS encoding HEAT repeat domain-containing protein, with protein sequence MKLTDVKTYKLEFFFFSILAVLSYAFLSGNDPGTGTGSMNDYFWVPSTVMQSIAAVYAVFIAIFALSLQRDQDSIHSAANRLKPPLKIVSYTAAGSIYLNGLILLIFSLYSPPEVKIKFLLFASLLSLVASLIAIVYLSLEMLSDVSGLKTSSEKFAHLSNLLRELEGLGSSGQMELSAGESEFCIQALEDEKPEVRMVAAHLLGRLGDEQASDALLRKLADKNSRVREAAVEALGRVGGEKTVEVLVEKLEAKDPNFRLHTVRALARLGDERAVAPLVQRLDDKVLEIRIAAVEALGNLKSRNAVEPLLNKLEDIQIGGTPAELQKYVLIALGQIGDKKALEAILPRLDVPSPEIRKHAAEALGNLRDEKAVPNLVKKLADLSPEVRNASAYALGKLGDKRAVEPLIGMLEETDSELRITAVYALGNLRVPQAVSPLIKMLDDDNPWVRKGAAEALGKSGDKRAIEALLTKLNDMDPEVRRVAAGALGIIKDDSDFR encoded by the coding sequence ATGAAATTAACTGACGTAAAAACGTACAAACTGGAATTCTTTTTCTTTTCTATTCTGGCTGTTCTAAGCTATGCGTTTCTTTCCGGAAATGATCCCGGAACCGGGACAGGAAGTATGAATGATTACTTCTGGGTGCCCTCTACTGTGATGCAGTCTATAGCTGCCGTATATGCCGTGTTTATTGCCATTTTTGCTCTGTCCCTGCAGAGGGACCAGGACAGTATCCATTCGGCTGCAAACCGGTTAAAGCCACCTTTGAAAATCGTGTCCTACACGGCTGCAGGGAGCATCTATCTTAACGGGCTGATACTTCTCATTTTCAGCCTGTATTCTCCCCCGGAAGTGAAGATAAAGTTCTTACTTTTTGCTTCTCTGCTTTCATTAGTCGCCTCCCTCATTGCTATCGTTTATCTGTCCCTGGAGATGTTAAGTGATGTTTCCGGGCTAAAAACTTCCTCCGAGAAATTTGCCCACCTCTCGAATCTCCTCCGGGAGCTTGAAGGATTGGGCTCTTCAGGGCAGATGGAACTAAGTGCCGGAGAGTCGGAGTTTTGCATCCAGGCCCTTGAAGATGAAAAACCGGAGGTTCGGATGGTCGCGGCTCATCTTCTGGGCAGGCTGGGGGATGAACAGGCATCAGATGCGCTCTTAAGAAAACTGGCAGATAAAAACTCCCGGGTCAGGGAAGCTGCAGTTGAGGCTCTTGGCCGGGTAGGGGGCGAAAAAACCGTCGAGGTGCTTGTTGAAAAGCTTGAGGCTAAAGATCCTAACTTCAGGCTGCATACTGTCCGGGCGCTTGCCAGGCTCGGAGATGAAAGGGCAGTTGCTCCTCTTGTCCAGAGGCTGGATGATAAAGTCCTCGAGATCAGGATCGCTGCAGTCGAAGCTCTGGGAAACCTCAAAAGCCGGAATGCGGTAGAGCCCCTTCTAAACAAACTGGAAGACATTCAGATAGGCGGCACTCCTGCAGAACTTCAAAAGTATGTCCTGATCGCTCTTGGACAAATAGGGGATAAAAAAGCCCTTGAAGCCATTCTCCCAAGATTGGATGTCCCATCTCCCGAGATTCGAAAGCATGCTGCAGAAGCCCTTGGAAACCTGAGGGACGAGAAGGCTGTTCCCAACCTGGTCAAAAAGCTGGCTGATCTCAGCCCTGAAGTACGAAACGCTTCCGCATACGCTCTGGGAAAACTCGGGGACAAACGTGCGGTTGAGCCTCTCATCGGAATGCTTGAAGAAACCGATTCCGAACTCAGGATTACCGCTGTATACGCACTTGGAAACCTCAGGGTCCCGCAGGCAGTAAGCCCGCTTATCAAAATGCTGGATGACGATAACCCCTGGGTAAGAAAGGGTGCCGCCGAAGCCCTCGGAAAAAGCGGAGATAAAAGGGCAATAGAAGCCCTCCTCACAAAATTAAATGACATGGACCCCGAGGTCAGGAGAGTTGCAGCCGGAGCCCTTGGAATAATAAAAGATGATTCTGATTTCAGATAA